One window of Alistipes sp. ZOR0009 genomic DNA carries:
- a CDS encoding RNA polymerase sigma factor, producing the protein MDAGSNFKNIHQELIDGCRLLRPESQLEVYRIYYKSMYNTAFRMLRHSAEAEDIMQESFLKAFTKIDTYQNEVSFGAWLKRIVVNTCLDKMRQHKMELSEADKFPDIEDDSPEIDCDESITVDCIKRCIEMLPEGSRVVANLYLIEGYDHDEIAEILEISNSASRTQLHRAKLKLAELIKEKQKIDI; encoded by the coding sequence ATGGATGCAGGGTCTAACTTCAAAAATATCCACCAAGAGCTAATTGATGGATGCCGACTTCTGAGACCTGAAAGCCAACTTGAAGTATATCGGATTTACTATAAATCGATGTATAACACGGCTTTTCGAATGTTACGGCATAGCGCCGAAGCAGAAGATATTATGCAGGAGTCTTTTTTGAAAGCATTTACAAAAATAGATACTTATCAGAATGAGGTGAGCTTTGGAGCTTGGCTCAAAAGGATCGTTGTAAATACCTGTTTAGATAAAATGCGTCAGCATAAGATGGAGCTATCCGAAGCAGATAAGTTTCCGGACATCGAAGACGATTCACCCGAAATAGATTGCGATGAAAGCATCACCGTTGATTGCATCAAAAGATGTATTGAGATGCTTCCTGAAGGCTCAAGAGTTGTCGCCAACCTATACCTAATAGAAGGCTACGACCACGACGAGATTGCAGAAATTTTAGAGATCTCCAATTCGGCATCTCGAACCCAGCTTCATAGAGCAAAGCTAAAGCTTGCAGAGTTAATAAAAGAAAAACAGAAAATCGACATATAA
- a CDS encoding DUF4097 family beta strand repeat-containing protein produces MKTLNRSLSMLLLIVAAFVCQSFTLEPTFDFNYENDAKAEKYASREFNGNGNTQINVSNSHGNIKVVPWTENKVKIDVFVKYEQSVSNKKDYAQKSFSINMSQKDNIVSVSTNHRTRRIKHTINYVIYTPSTASITANNSYGDIALGNLNGHISINLEYGDLFAEKLGYGSGQKANKIKIAYGDAVIKEAAWLNASVEYGSFAMQSAYALGITGSYSDFKIDNLRFANVALAYSDIKIGTINSIKGKISNGDFKTDRIKDNMVLSLNYTDIIVYSIDKNFTSLDLNTSYSNGKLTFDNDASFNINASAQYSSFKLYNMSGGAQTFEKSFSKSVGTSPSKKVRISSQYGDWTLRKN; encoded by the coding sequence ATGAAAACCTTAAATCGTTCGTTATCAATGCTGCTACTTATTGTTGCTGCATTCGTATGCCAATCATTCACGCTAGAGCCCACTTTCGATTTCAACTACGAAAATGACGCAAAAGCGGAAAAATATGCCTCACGAGAATTTAATGGAAATGGGAATACTCAAATCAACGTATCAAACTCTCATGGCAATATAAAAGTTGTTCCATGGACTGAGAATAAAGTTAAGATTGACGTTTTCGTTAAATATGAGCAAAGCGTAAGCAATAAGAAAGATTATGCTCAAAAAAGTTTTAGCATCAACATGTCCCAAAAAGACAATATTGTAAGCGTCTCAACAAATCATCGAACCCGTCGAATTAAGCATACCATTAACTATGTTATTTACACCCCATCAACAGCGTCAATTACGGCAAACAATAGTTATGGTGATATTGCACTAGGAAATTTGAACGGCCACATCAGCATAAACTTAGAGTATGGAGATCTATTTGCTGAAAAATTAGGATATGGAAGCGGCCAAAAAGCCAACAAAATAAAAATTGCCTACGGAGATGCTGTAATTAAGGAAGCGGCATGGTTAAATGCCTCCGTTGAATACGGATCCTTTGCAATGCAAAGTGCCTATGCTTTGGGCATTACGGGCTCCTACTCCGACTTTAAAATCGACAATTTGAGGTTTGCAAATGTTGCTCTTGCTTATTCAGATATAAAAATTGGAACCATCAACTCCATTAAAGGGAAAATATCAAACGGTGATTTTAAAACCGATAGAATAAAAGACAACATGGTTCTTTCTCTAAACTATACTGACATAATCGTTTACAGTATTGACAAAAACTTCACAAGCCTAGATCTCAATACATCCTACTCAAACGGAAAGCTAACCTTCGACAATGATGCTTCTTTTAACATAAACGCATCTGCCCAATATTCTAGCTTTAAGCTTTACAACATGAGCGGAGGAGCACAAACCTTTGAAAAATCATTTTCAAAATCAGTAGGCACGTCTCCATCTAAAAAAGTTAGAATATCCAGCCAATACGGCGATTGGACATTAAGAAAAAACTAA
- a CDS encoding M1 family metallopeptidase, giving the protein MFIFKNGFIRYLINMRYFKVLSLFLLFGGVGCSHSTDLSVQKGVSKVLAESRRANLMNVSYGIHLKIPSAISAPILGKEFIHFDYTGGKEPLQVDFAVNSKFVKRVLCNGKELDCKIVSEHLLIPSKYLKKNRNEVFVEFVVADKSLNRNSEYLYSLFVPDKARTVFPCFDQPDIKANFNLILDVPNDWTAVSCASIKLVKKTKRSNVFYFQKSDLVSTYQFAFVAGKFSKIEKQVDGRKYCIYHREKDPEKVRRNADPIFKEVSHAVRWMEAYTGISFPFSKYDLIILPSFQFSGMEHVGAVYYLDSKMWLNENATQQEKLGRTELIGHETAHLWFGDMVTMKWFDDVWMKEVFAGFFADKIVESLYPAVNHQLQFLVSHAPKAYSEDRTLGNNPIRQNLENLNEAGSLYGNIVYHKSPIVIRSLERLMGKEKFQTSLQEYLRKYEHSNASWLDLVQILGKHSAFSIEDWSKTWIESARMPVYKFDYELVDQVVSQFYVKQICEANKGLCFFQQLKIEAQGANRVEDSILLKDLNGEMLGFKGLKNVFAFIPNSDGMAYGAFLYDESSLEWLLNNFYKIEDPLVRGSALINIYENMVKGKIDGDKIGDLLCQVIVKENNEQILGLALDYLTSTLLFYSKETSTVEKVEDALWLGFTSSSDKKIKIQYLRAFSKLMKSSKSSKKLFDLWSVETAKEASWISENDLNNFALELAIRFPKDWETIIGKARKRIKGSDVLLRFNFIANAVNSSEVDRDKFFASLLNFSNRKNEPWVIDALKYLNHPLREKESEKYLMKGLEILPEIQRTGDIFFPKSWLTSLLYGHKSKEAYAIVQKYKNGEGKKIAPTLMLKLLQASDNLRRANTISK; this is encoded by the coding sequence TTGTTTATTTTTAAAAATGGTTTTATTCGTTATTTAATAAACATGCGATATTTTAAAGTTCTCTCCTTGTTTCTTCTATTTGGTGGGGTTGGCTGTAGCCATTCTACAGATTTAAGTGTTCAAAAAGGTGTATCGAAGGTGCTTGCTGAAAGCCGACGCGCCAATTTGATGAATGTTTCGTATGGCATTCACTTAAAAATTCCTTCTGCTATTTCGGCTCCTATTTTGGGAAAAGAATTCATTCATTTTGATTACACAGGAGGAAAAGAACCGTTGCAGGTAGACTTTGCCGTAAACTCAAAATTCGTAAAAAGAGTTTTATGTAATGGAAAGGAACTTGATTGTAAAATTGTTAGTGAGCATCTGCTGATTCCTTCTAAATATTTGAAAAAGAATCGGAATGAAGTTTTTGTTGAGTTTGTTGTGGCTGATAAGTCATTGAACCGAAATTCAGAATACTTGTACTCCTTGTTTGTGCCTGATAAGGCACGGACTGTATTTCCTTGCTTTGATCAGCCGGATATCAAGGCAAATTTTAACCTTATACTTGATGTGCCCAACGATTGGACTGCCGTTAGTTGTGCTTCTATTAAGTTAGTAAAGAAGACGAAAAGGAGCAATGTTTTCTACTTTCAAAAATCTGACTTGGTAAGTACCTATCAGTTTGCATTTGTGGCTGGTAAGTTCTCTAAAATAGAGAAACAGGTTGATGGCCGAAAGTATTGTATCTACCATAGAGAAAAGGACCCTGAAAAAGTACGTAGAAATGCTGATCCTATTTTCAAGGAAGTGAGCCATGCCGTTCGTTGGATGGAAGCTTATACTGGAATATCGTTTCCTTTTTCAAAATATGATTTGATAATTCTACCTTCATTTCAATTTAGTGGAATGGAGCATGTTGGAGCCGTTTACTATCTTGATTCGAAGATGTGGCTGAATGAGAATGCAACTCAGCAGGAAAAATTAGGAAGAACAGAGCTAATTGGGCATGAAACTGCTCATCTTTGGTTTGGCGATATGGTGACCATGAAGTGGTTTGACGATGTTTGGATGAAAGAAGTTTTTGCTGGTTTTTTTGCAGATAAGATAGTAGAAAGTTTGTATCCCGCAGTAAATCATCAGTTGCAATTTTTAGTTAGCCATGCTCCTAAAGCATATTCAGAAGATAGAACTTTGGGGAATAATCCAATTCGTCAAAACTTAGAAAACCTGAATGAAGCGGGTTCCCTATATGGAAATATTGTCTACCACAAATCTCCAATTGTTATTAGATCTTTAGAACGTTTGATGGGCAAAGAAAAATTTCAGACCTCATTACAAGAATATTTAAGGAAATATGAGCACTCTAATGCAAGTTGGCTCGATTTGGTTCAGATACTAGGGAAGCATAGCGCTTTTAGTATAGAAGATTGGAGTAAAACGTGGATTGAAAGTGCTAGAATGCCCGTTTATAAGTTTGATTACGAGCTTGTTGATCAGGTAGTGTCTCAGTTTTATGTAAAACAGATTTGTGAGGCAAATAAAGGGTTGTGCTTTTTTCAGCAATTGAAAATTGAGGCGCAAGGGGCAAATAGGGTGGAAGATTCAATTCTACTTAAAGATTTAAATGGAGAAATGCTTGGCTTTAAAGGATTGAAAAACGTTTTTGCCTTTATTCCAAATTCGGATGGAATGGCCTATGGTGCATTTTTATATGATGAAAGCTCTTTAGAATGGTTGCTAAATAATTTTTATAAAATTGAAGATCCGTTAGTGAGGGGAAGTGCGCTAATCAATATTTACGAAAATATGGTGAAGGGTAAAATTGATGGAGATAAGATAGGTGACCTACTTTGCCAAGTGATCGTAAAAGAAAATAACGAACAAATTTTAGGGCTTGCCTTAGATTATTTGACAAGTACATTACTTTTTTACTCGAAGGAGACCTCTACGGTAGAAAAAGTGGAAGATGCGCTTTGGCTTGGTTTTACCAGTAGCTCCGATAAAAAAATTAAAATTCAATATTTACGAGCATTCTCTAAGTTGATGAAAAGCAGTAAATCGTCAAAAAAGTTGTTTGATTTGTGGAGTGTGGAAACTGCTAAAGAGGCGTCATGGATTTCTGAGAACGATTTGAATAATTTTGCATTAGAGTTGGCGATAAGATTCCCTAAAGACTGGGAAACCATTATAGGTAAAGCTCGCAAAAGAATTAAAGGTTCTGATGTCCTTTTACGATTCAACTTTATCGCTAATGCTGTCAATTCGAGTGAAGTGGATCGAGATAAATTTTTTGCATCACTTCTTAACTTCAGTAATCGGAAAAATGAGCCGTGGGTTATTGATGCATTAAAATACTTAAACCATCCGTTGAGAGAGAAGGAATCTGAAAAATATTTAATGAAGGGGCTTGAGATACTTCCTGAAATTCAACGTACTGGGGATATCTTTTTCCCGAAAAGTTGGTTAACATCTTTGTTGTATGGGCATAAGTCTAAAGAGGCCTATGCTATAGTTCAGAAGTATAAGAATGGAGAAGGGAAAAAAATAGCACCTACTTTGATGCTTAAACTATTGCAAGCCTCTGATAATTTGAGAAGGGCAAATACTATTAGTAAATAG
- a CDS encoding M48 family metallopeptidase, which produces MDKISEKIVVYSKIGEVQYLKKKGIKRVSIVVKPFRNVVVTVPYAVSYSDAERFVMQKTEWIEKAKGKMAKLESKKTVFSETASFSTKTRTLLFIKHNLASSKLTAKISEDKIIITVPESVEIESLSVQNFVAKAIEQAWVLEAKDVLPLRIGMLAEKYGFKFNKLAIKKIRSRWGSCSSANNINLSVYLMNIPDNLIDYVILHELCHTVEKNHGPKFWKLLDHVTNGNAKLLAKEMKKYSTRFF; this is translated from the coding sequence ATGGATAAGATTAGCGAAAAGATTGTTGTTTATTCAAAAATAGGCGAAGTTCAATATCTTAAGAAAAAGGGCATTAAACGTGTTTCTATTGTAGTGAAGCCTTTTAGAAATGTAGTTGTAACTGTTCCATATGCAGTTAGCTACTCAGATGCAGAGCGTTTTGTAATGCAAAAAACTGAATGGATTGAAAAGGCAAAGGGTAAAATGGCAAAGTTGGAATCGAAGAAGACTGTTTTTTCTGAAACCGCATCTTTTTCAACAAAAACAAGAACCCTTTTATTCATTAAGCATAACTTAGCATCGAGTAAGCTTACTGCAAAAATTAGTGAGGATAAAATTATTATAACAGTTCCTGAAAGTGTCGAAATAGAGAGTTTATCTGTTCAAAATTTTGTGGCTAAAGCGATCGAACAAGCATGGGTTCTCGAAGCAAAGGACGTGCTTCCTCTACGAATTGGAATGCTCGCGGAGAAGTATGGATTTAAATTTAATAAGTTGGCTATTAAGAAAATACGGTCGAGGTGGGGAAGCTGTTCATCTGCTAATAATATTAATCTAAGTGTCTATCTTATGAATATCCCTGATAATCTTATTGATTATGTTATTTTGCATGAACTTTGCCATACCGTCGAAAAAAATCACGGACCTAAGTTCTGGAAGCTCCTTGATCATGTTACGAATGGTAATGCAAAGTTGCTAGCAAAAGAAATGAAAAAATATAGTACCCGTTTTTTTTAA
- a CDS encoding SPOR domain-containing protein: MVGTVIKSIVSQGKRVIIPDFGAFLIKDSSLNPIITKENVTFSPFLRYNDGFLESELAHAEGIHKDEASAKLTDFIQKIKIAIFDNESVFQIDGLGYFFKDGKGNAAFSVDKPPHVGSELAGVSNNSEQVSSSDSFVDQVTLQTDSLDLDVVIPAKEKEEIKVAVEAQPDDLLVNQTSQNCQIREKREKEEKVFIQGSSNNVPPSRKFSRSLFVVFLILIVSLLIVNVFWGDIVGTNTDASKPKIILDPLEPEQIEAEKDKLEKQEKIQSAIDKEIVATVEKTVKAPEKLKKDKKEETNPSKKEVVKKSTDKKVANDDGKLLQKKVYVLVLGSFGTVENAEKHLQTLSKKNIKGKIITKNKKSSVISKDFKTYEDAQAEQARVKSLGFDGWITQR, encoded by the coding sequence ATGGTTGGAACAGTCATAAAATCAATTGTATCTCAAGGGAAAAGGGTGATAATTCCCGATTTTGGGGCGTTTCTAATAAAGGATAGTTCCCTGAATCCCATAATAACAAAGGAAAATGTAACCTTTAGCCCATTTTTAAGATATAATGATGGTTTTTTAGAATCCGAATTAGCTCATGCAGAGGGGATTCATAAAGATGAAGCATCTGCGAAGTTGACGGATTTTATTCAAAAAATAAAGATTGCTATTTTTGATAATGAGTCTGTTTTTCAGATAGATGGATTAGGCTACTTTTTCAAAGACGGTAAGGGGAATGCTGCTTTTTCTGTAGATAAGCCGCCACATGTTGGATCAGAACTAGCAGGAGTGTCTAACAATTCGGAGCAGGTTTCGTCTTCGGATAGTTTTGTAGATCAAGTAACATTGCAGACAGATAGTCTTGATCTAGATGTTGTTATTCCTGCAAAAGAAAAAGAAGAGATCAAAGTTGCCGTAGAGGCGCAACCTGATGACCTGTTAGTTAATCAAACATCACAAAACTGCCAAATTCGGGAAAAAAGAGAGAAAGAAGAGAAGGTCTTTATACAAGGAAGCAGTAATAATGTGCCTCCTTCTAGAAAGTTTTCGCGAAGTTTGTTTGTCGTTTTTTTAATCTTGATCGTAAGTCTTTTAATTGTTAATGTATTCTGGGGTGATATTGTTGGTACCAATACAGATGCATCTAAGCCTAAGATAATACTGGATCCTTTAGAGCCTGAACAGATCGAAGCAGAAAAGGATAAGCTCGAGAAACAAGAAAAAATCCAATCTGCAATAGACAAGGAGATTGTTGCAACAGTTGAAAAAACAGTAAAAGCCCCTGAAAAACTGAAGAAAGATAAAAAAGAAGAGACAAATCCGTCTAAAAAGGAAGTTGTAAAAAAATCCACCGATAAGAAGGTGGCTAATGATGATGGCAAGCTTCTTCAGAAAAAAGTTTATGTTCTAGTCTTAGGATCTTTTGGCACGGTAGAAAATGCAGAAAAACACCTACAAACTCTATCTAAAAAGAATATAAAAGGGAAGATTATAACTAAAAATAAAAAAAGTTCGGTTATTTCGAAGGATTTTAAAACATATGAAGATGCCCAAGCAGAGCAGGCTCGGGTAAAATCTTTAGGGTTTGATGGATGGATTACTCAAAGATAA
- a CDS encoding PAS domain-containing protein, which yields MTRDNTSAVARKYAFYGFSIGFGMWIVALMVEALISKQAFNGGLFWNIHKGNVAFFFIDLIPFILGYGGYRLGLFTERKSKEIEAITSKNKQRNRALIDIVDNLKCGNFDVSNDLQTQDKLINSILDLRDSLKSSTEEENSRKKEDEQRHWVAQGLAKFGEILRANNDNMTELSYNIISQLVKYVSANQGGLYLASENDLGSPVFEMKACYAYERRKFVDKFINFGEGLVGACAKEAKTIYLKKVPDTYLSITSGLGQANPNFLLLVPLKFNDETHGVLEVASFNQFDPYVVEFIEKVAESIASTIANVKINLRTAELLRDSQEQAEMLSSQEEEMRQNMEELQATQEESVRQAEKFHGYMNALDGVLIRAEFDAEGNLISANDKFIEKIEAPHFDDIYDKNITSFVHSDALSEFRQNWAKVVAENKWIDGELKCISYIDKTIYLSATLSRVNRNDGEMEKVLLLGIDITERKKVEFESNTIISAISNSLLKAELSTTGDMLAINEQLRKELALENSGVIHNINDFINELDKPAFEKAWMRLINNGIYEGVVSFTSHDNQSKALDINLIAIKNFNDDIVKIVLIGTDKSAIKAVEERYEQLNEKAEQLEETLSKTDEELNKRVREVREQLAAHYKEVERIRVRNDKTVDNAPLAIVGFNAQGVIEIFNKKAAEIWGYQPNEIINLPVSKLFPKEHVQGDGFVAAICDVDRIKPISQREIVEIIDKSNNKANAFITLADARVAKDHNYVAYFEVSSN from the coding sequence ATGACAAGAGATAACACAAGTGCAGTAGCAAGAAAGTATGCCTTTTACGGCTTTTCAATCGGATTTGGGATGTGGATTGTGGCTCTGATGGTAGAGGCATTAATCTCAAAGCAAGCATTCAACGGTGGATTATTCTGGAATATCCACAAAGGGAATGTTGCGTTTTTCTTCATTGATCTTATTCCTTTTATTCTTGGTTATGGAGGTTACCGATTAGGGCTGTTTACAGAGCGTAAGAGCAAAGAAATTGAAGCTATTACGAGCAAAAACAAGCAACGAAATCGAGCCCTAATCGATATTGTAGACAACTTAAAGTGCGGTAATTTTGATGTAAGCAACGATCTTCAAACTCAAGATAAGCTGATTAATTCTATTTTAGACTTGAGAGACTCCCTAAAAAGCAGCACAGAGGAAGAAAATTCTCGCAAAAAAGAGGATGAACAACGTCACTGGGTTGCGCAAGGACTTGCCAAGTTCGGCGAAATTCTAAGAGCGAACAATGATAATATGACAGAGTTGTCGTATAACATTATTAGCCAACTTGTAAAGTACGTTTCGGCCAACCAAGGAGGGCTATATCTTGCGTCTGAAAACGATTTAGGCTCTCCCGTTTTTGAGATGAAGGCATGCTACGCTTACGAACGCCGTAAATTTGTAGACAAGTTCATAAATTTTGGAGAAGGGCTAGTCGGAGCCTGCGCTAAAGAAGCCAAAACAATCTATTTAAAAAAAGTTCCGGATACCTACCTTAGCATAACCTCAGGTTTAGGACAAGCAAATCCCAACTTTCTGCTGCTTGTCCCCTTAAAGTTTAACGACGAAACCCATGGTGTACTAGAGGTAGCATCCTTCAATCAGTTTGACCCTTATGTTGTCGAGTTCATTGAAAAAGTAGCAGAAAGCATCGCATCTACCATAGCCAACGTAAAAATCAACCTACGCACAGCAGAACTTCTTCGAGATTCGCAGGAACAGGCAGAAATGCTATCATCTCAAGAAGAAGAAATGCGACAAAACATGGAAGAACTACAGGCTACACAGGAAGAATCTGTACGTCAAGCAGAAAAATTCCATGGCTACATGAATGCGCTAGATGGAGTACTTATCCGTGCAGAGTTTGATGCAGAAGGTAACCTTATTTCAGCAAACGACAAGTTTATTGAAAAGATAGAAGCCCCTCATTTTGATGACATTTACGATAAAAACATCACCTCTTTCGTTCATTCTGATGCTCTATCTGAATTCAGACAAAATTGGGCTAAAGTCGTTGCCGAAAACAAATGGATTGACGGAGAACTAAAATGCATAAGTTACATTGACAAAACCATTTACCTATCTGCAACATTAAGCAGAGTCAATCGTAACGATGGAGAAATGGAAAAAGTGCTCCTTCTTGGGATAGATATTACCGAAAGAAAAAAGGTTGAGTTCGAATCTAACACCATCATATCCGCAATCAGCAATTCTCTTTTAAAAGCAGAGTTGTCAACAACTGGAGATATGCTAGCAATAAACGAGCAGCTCAGGAAAGAACTCGCATTAGAAAACTCAGGAGTTATCCATAACATCAATGATTTTATTAACGAACTAGACAAACCTGCCTTTGAAAAGGCTTGGATGCGACTAATAAACAATGGAATATACGAGGGCGTTGTAAGTTTTACCAGCCATGATAACCAAAGTAAAGCCCTTGATATTAATCTAATTGCGATAAAAAACTTCAACGATGACATTGTAAAAATAGTTCTAATAGGTACTGATAAGTCGGCCATAAAAGCAGTTGAAGAACGCTATGAGCAGCTTAACGAAAAAGCCGAACAGTTGGAAGAAACCCTTTCTAAAACAGATGAAGAGCTAAACAAAAGAGTCCGTGAAGTTCGTGAACAGCTAGCTGCCCACTACAAAGAAGTAGAACGCATTAGAGTGCGCAACGATAAAACGGTTGATAACGCGCCTCTTGCGATTGTCGGATTTAACGCTCAAGGTGTCATTGAGATTTTCAACAAAAAGGCCGCCGAAATTTGGGGTTATCAGCCGAATGAAATTATTAACCTCCCAGTAAGCAAACTCTTCCCAAAAGAGCATGTACAAGGAGATGGCTTTGTTGCAGCAATTTGTGACGTAGACAGAATTAAACCTATTTCGCAAAGGGAAATTGTTGAAATTATTGACAAGAGCAACAATAAGGCAAATGCATTTATAACATTAGCAGATGCTCGTGTTGCAAAAGATCATAATTATGTCGCTTATTTTGAAGTTTCAAGCAACTAG